CCTTCTGCACGGCCCGGACTCGCTCTTTGATCATTCGGGGATGCGCGAGGCCCGTGGAGTCGGCGAGGGACAGCGACTCGACGTTCAGGTCGGCGAAGTGGCGGCTCATGTCCACGACCTGGCCAAGCGGGGTGTCGCCCGGGGCCTCGTATCCGAATACAGTCTGGAACCCCATCTGCACGTTCAGCCCGTGCTCGTGGGCGTATCGCACCATGTCTTCCGCCTGCGCAACCGCCTCGCCGACTGTCCGGTTGGCGTTGTCTCGGCTGTGCTGGTCGTGCGTCGCAATCGAGAGGTCCACCTGTGACAGACCAGCCGCGTGGGCGCGCTCCAGCCCTCGCTGGTTGAGCGCGAGCCCAGTGTACGTCACGTCCTCACGGTCGGGCAGGCGGCTGCACACCTCCTCCGCGTCTTTCATCTGTGGGACCCACTTCGGATGGACAAACGAGGTGACCTGGATGCGCGGCAGGCCGGCGTCGGCCAGTGCCGTGATGATGTCGACCTTGCGGTCGGTCGGAATGAACTGCTCCTCAAACTGGAAGCCATCGCGGGGCCCGACGTCGCAGAGCGCAACGGACTGTGGGAGGGACATGGGGGGACACAACGCTGTGCACGAGAATGAACGGTACTCCAATGCCCCAGCGCGCCTGAACGTTCGGCCGGACGCTTCCTCTACACAATCAACCCAGAACGACGAAACGCCCGAGGCTCTACGGAGAGAGCCCCGGGCGCTTGTGGCGTTTCGCTTTTTCTCTCGGGGCACTACTGCGACGCACCGCCGCTCGACGAGGAGCCGAGCGTGAAGAGTCCGTCCTTCAGGTCCGCGTTGACATCGAGACTCTGGATGGTGGCCGTGACGGTGTTCTCACCGTCTCCCGTCGACTGGACCGTCTCGGTCGTGAACGGAAGCCGGACGCCACTGACGTCGCGGAAGTCGGTGAACGTCTGGGTTACTTGCACCTGCTGGCCCGTCCGCGGGTTGGTTTGCTTGAGCGTGAGACGCTCCGGCCGCATCGTCTCGGCGCTGAGGTAGAGGGTATACTCGGACCCGGCAGGGGGCTTCACGCGAGCCTGCTGGTAGCTCGTACCCCCCACGGTCGTGTCTCCCTGGGCCGTGACCGTCAGGCCGTCGTGGTCCAGGTTTGCCATGAGGTAGGGAAGACTGCGCCAGAGCTGACCCATGATCTGGCCACGGGCCGACGGCGGGGCGGTGCGGGTCCCCTGCGGGGTTTTCATCTTCATGGTCTCGCCGTCGTTGACCACGGTGATGTTGCCCATGGCGGTGCTGACCTCCGTCCGCAATTGATCGGGGAGCCGAACGACGAGCGTGCTCTCAGTTCCCTTTTGCTTGGTGACGACCCGCATGTTCTGGATCTGGTCGAAGGCCGACCCGCCAAGGGCCTCCTTGGCGCCCGCCATCAGCTTCTGCCCCGCCATCGCAGCCTCCTCCTCGGCGGCCGTCATCTCGGCCTCGTCCTCGCCGGGGGCCTCGCGGGGAATCGAGATGTCGAGGGTATCGACCGTCCCGTCCTGGCTGAGCGTAGACAGGTTCTCGCTAAACTGATCGCCGTTCCCGACGACCAGGATATGCGACTCGTCGGGATGGAGGTACGTCTGCGCCGCCGACAGCACATCATTCGGCGTTACCTCTTCGATGGCCTCCCGGGTCCGCTGCAGAAAGTCGGCGGGATAGTCGTAGTACTCGTAGGTCGCCCGACGCCCCAGAATTTCCCGCTCCGAGTCGAAGTTGAAGACGAACGAGTTTAGGTAGCTGTCCTTGGCGAGCCCGAGCTCCTCCTCGGTGGGCGGCTCCTCCCGCATCCGCTCCACCTCCGTCATCACTGCGTTCGTCGCCTCGACGGTGCTAGCACTCTGGGACGCGACGCCCGCGTAGAAGCGACCCGGCCGGTTGTAGCCCGCCGTGTAGGCCCCGCCGACGGAATACGCCAGGCCCTTTTCGCGACGCACCTGCTGAAACAGGCGACCGGAGAAGCCCCCGCTAAGCACCTCGTTCATCATCTGCACCGAGGCGTAGTCGTCACTCCGACGGGTCAGCTCCCCCGGGTGCCCCATGCGGATGTTGCTCTGGTTGACGTCGCTTTTCTGAACGAAGTTGACGGAATGGGCGCGCTCGGCATCCGGCTCCGGCGGGGTCGGCGGCTCAAAGTCGGCCGGGGCCTCCCAGTCTCCGAACTGCTCGCGGAGCTTCTGCTCCATCCGATCGGCCTCGAAGTCGCCCCACACGCTCAGGATGACGTTGTTCGGGTGAAAGTACTGGTCGTGAAACTCAACCAGGTCCTGCCGCTCGATCCGATCCACCGTGTACAGTTCCGGGGTGCGGGCGTACGGACTGTCGTCCCCGTACAGGACCTTGTCGAACTCCCGCCCCACAATGGAGCTGGCGTTGTCGTTCCGGCGCGAGATGCCCGACTTGACCTGGCTCTTGGCCTGCTGCAGCCGATCCTCCGCGAAGGCGGGGCGGCGGAGCACCTCGGCGAACACGGGAAGGACCGTGTCGACGTGGTCGGCGAGGGTGGACATGTAGGCCGACCCGGAGGTCTCACCGATGCTGGTCTCAACGGTGGCCGCGATGTTTTCGAGGACTGTGTTCAGGCTGTCCGGCGCCATCGATTCGGTTCCACCGGTCCGCATGAC
This is a stretch of genomic DNA from Salinibacter grassmerensis. It encodes these proteins:
- a CDS encoding hydroxymethylglutaryl-CoA lyase, which encodes MSLPQSVALCDVGPRDGFQFEEQFIPTDRKVDIITALADAGLPRIQVTSFVHPKWVPQMKDAEEVCSRLPDREDVTYTGLALNQRGLERAHAAGLSQVDLSIATHDQHSRDNANRTVGEAVAQAEDMVRYAHEHGLNVQMGFQTVFGYEAPGDTPLGQVVDMSRHFADLNVESLSLADSTGLAHPRMIKERVRAVQKVIGDTPLVLHLHDTRGLGLANVYAALQCGVERFDTSLAGMGGCPFIDGATGNIATEDTAYLLDGLGIETGVDRDEVGRASARVESVLDKEFPGKLHRLLQRAEGAETVAE
- a CDS encoding M16 family metallopeptidase, which produces MDRFSPSRLLSVMALGLLLMGLGAVHSASAQEMDIQTADYDVTELTYPELRDFEVPEPERVELDNGMIVFLLEDPELPQVNAAAQVGVGSVYEPAEKRGLASITGTVMRTGGTESMAPDSLNTVLENIAATVETSIGETSGSAYMSTLADHVDTVLPVFAEVLRRPAFAEDRLQQAKSQVKSGISRRNDNASSIVGREFDKVLYGDDSPYARTPELYTVDRIERQDLVEFHDQYFHPNNVILSVWGDFEADRMEQKLREQFGDWEAPADFEPPTPPEPDAERAHSVNFVQKSDVNQSNIRMGHPGELTRRSDDYASVQMMNEVLSGGFSGRLFQQVRREKGLAYSVGGAYTAGYNRPGRFYAGVASQSASTVEATNAVMTEVERMREEPPTEEELGLAKDSYLNSFVFNFDSEREILGRRATYEYYDYPADFLQRTREAIEEVTPNDVLSAAQTYLHPDESHILVVGNGDQFSENLSTLSQDGTVDTLDISIPREAPGEDEAEMTAAEEEAAMAGQKLMAGAKEALGGSAFDQIQNMRVVTKQKGTESTLVVRLPDQLRTEVSTAMGNITVVNDGETMKMKTPQGTRTAPPSARGQIMGQLWRSLPYLMANLDHDGLTVTAQGDTTVGGTSYQQARVKPPAGSEYTLYLSAETMRPERLTLKQTNPRTGQQVQVTQTFTDFRDVSGVRLPFTTETVQSTGDGENTVTATIQSLDVNADLKDGLFTLGSSSSGGASQ